The Hevea brasiliensis isolate MT/VB/25A 57/8 chromosome 1, ASM3005281v1, whole genome shotgun sequence genome has a window encoding:
- the LOC110673305 gene encoding uncharacterized protein LOC110673305 isoform X2 encodes MQVCHVIIYIQEGSCFDPRILKKFRVLQAAKHALAPYVRSRATPPLPSRSHSSSSSSRPTPSTGSSPGRSGVTNRNASAISLMSGLGFYTSLFPGHCTPVILFVFVDDFFEMPNPNSNTEESKDLSSLNQSSGLSSVSRPNLPTKGSGSVVVLARPVSKSEGGFRKKLQSSLEAQIRFLIKKCRTLSGAESGHSGSRSGSVTSSAPLFSLDSSRAVVLLDRLINQRGESLEFVTDLVEDVLNGKATSDSLLLESHGQSANKEDILSIKEFIYRQSDILRGRGGLVTSTSSGPAAGVGMVAVAAAAAAASAASGKTHTTPELPSLEIWLSSSQLILHGILSAKRCVDETEAVKRKSRQRNSGLTQVEGFAPKGMDPLDVAVSLLESGRGLNAKFSTLWCERTLPTAKDVYLKDLPACYPTSEHEAHLGKALSAFYSMVRGPAVPLFAKRLEDECTSIWKSGRQLCDAVSLTGKPCMHQRHDIGNGELESPLGAPVKAHSSGYFFLHACACGRSRHLRSDPFEFESANVTSNCFQDCDKLLPAVQLPKQGNVGPVQSSSWSLIRVGGARYYEPYRGLLQSGFSASRKFLSKWTIILEKPENPNGLPAKTVRQVSMTRQGTDPQVEVNAEIDRQKTGAARLYSGIQVGVENQRKLSENSKIDDKKISFGRGLPNVKMRKPFSEVVAGSSAADSGFPPLQQRKQPSSGSERSFKQNRARDRNAEQVRTTVDQGSQTSEDAISGQEALNEISSSGGKHGDPYVQIGSNVVPVNVNGGEMVKLNPTLKHAIVYVGFEHECPHGHRFLLSLDLLDELGSPYSFPKESQVPSVGTSDHNLASPSKLGGNGGHGRIHRSSKGTNVAAANKFRNVDKLNEIGANGGLHIDGLIHLSRAGKEQNQTSTCETTYQDFVKNLEVDFHSISLDDGGSAFSMLNRNLPIYMNCPYCRHSKKKKDSQKIKFAGAISQLQRIFLVTPPFPVVLATCPVVQFEVSCLPPSVANREQKLQFSLGCRVVLPPESFLTLRLPFVYGVQLEDRSPLPINAFEHQPEMTAWILKGTTLQVISKQISLNKETQT; translated from the exons ATGCAGGTGTgccatgtaattatatatattcaagaggGTTCATGTTTTGACCCTCGAATTTTGAAAAAGTTTAGGGTGTTGCAAGCAGCCAAGCATGCATTGGCTCCATATGTAAGATCCAGAGCTACCCCGCCATTGCCGTCTAGGTCTCATTCTTCATCATCTTCCTCTAGGCCAACCCCTTCAACTGGTTCCTCTCCAGGGAGAAGTGGTGTCACAAATCGCAATGCTTCAGCTATTTCTCTCATGTCAGGTTTAGGTTTCTACACATCGTTGTTTCCTGGACATTGTACTCCAGTCATACTATTTGTCTTTGTTGATGATTTCTTTGAGATGCCAAATCCTAATTCTAACACAGAGGAGTCAAAAGATTTGTCCTCACTTAATCAATCTTCTGGTTTGAGTAGTGTGTCTAGGCCAAACTTACCTACTAAGGGTTCTGGTTCAGTTGTTGTGCTGGCACGCCCTGTTAGTAAATCTGAAGGTGGTTTCAGGAAGAAACTGCAGTCATCTCTGGAAGCACAGATTCGTTTTCTGATTAAGAAATGCCGAACACTCTCAGGTGCTGAAAGTGGTCATTCTGGTTCCAGAAGTGGAAGTGTGACAAGTTCTGCACCTTTGTTTTCTCTTGATTCTTCACGGGCTGTTGTGCTGCTTGACCGGTTAATAAATCAGAGAGGTGAATCTCTGGAGTTTGTTACTGACCTCGTGGAAGATGTTTTGAATGGAAAAGCTACATCAGATTCTCTTTTACTTGAAAGCCATGGTCAGAGTGCAAACAAGGAGGATATTTTATCCATAAAAGAGTTCATTTACAGACAATCTGATATTCTGAGAGGTAGAGGGGGATTGGTCACTAGCACCAGCAGCGGTCCAGCTGCTGGTGTTGGTATGGTTGCTGTTGCTGCAGCTGCTGCTGCAGCCTCAGCTGCATCTGGAAAGACACACACTACTCCTGAACTTCCAAGTTTGGAAATATGGTTATCATCAAGCCAACTCATTCTACATGGAATTCTCTCTGCAAAACGGTGTGTAGATGAAACAGAAGCTGTTAAAAGAAAATCTCGCCAGCGAAACTCTGGTTTAACCCAAGTTGAAGGGTTTGCTCCTAAAGGTATGGATCCTTTAGATGTTGCAGTTTCTTTGTTGGAAAGTGGCAGAGGACTGAATGCAAAATTTTCAACTTTGTGGTGTGAAAGGACCCTTCCAACTGCCAAAGATGTTTATCTGAAGGACTTGCCAGCTTGTTATCCCACTTCAGAGCATGAGGCCCATTTAGGAAAGGCTTTAAGTGCTTTCTACTCGATGGTCAGGGGACCTGCAgtgcctctttttgcaaaaaggCTGGAGGATGAATGCACCTCCATCTGGAAATCTGGTAGGCAACTATGtgatgctgttagtttgacaggAAAACCATGTATGCACCAGAGACATGATATTGGAAATGGAGAGCTAGAGTCACCTTTAGGAGCTCCAGTGAAGGCACATTCAAGTGGATATTTTTTCCTTCATGCTTGTGCCTGTGGCCGTTCACGGCATCTGCGATCAGATCCTTTTGAGTTTGAATCAGCAAATGTTACTTCCAATTGCTTTCAAGACTGTGACAAACTGCTTCCTGCAGTCCAATTACCCAAGCAGGGCAATGTGGGACCTGTTCAGTCATCCTCATGGAGTTTGATTCGTGTTGGGGGGGCAAGGTATTATGAACCTTATAGGGGCTTACTTCAGAGTGGGTTCTCTGCCTCACGGAAGTTTCTCTCGAAGTGGACAATAATTTTGGAAAAACCAGAGAACCCAAATGGTTTACCAGCCAAAACTGTGCGACAAGTTTCTATGACTAGGCAAGGTACAGACCCACAGGTTGAAGTTAATGCTGAGATAGACAGACAGAAAACTGGTGCTGCACGGTTGTATTCAGGCATACAGGTTGGGGTTGAAAATCAGCGAAAACTTTCAGAAAACAGCAAGATTGATGACAAAAAAATTAGTTTTGGCAGAGGTTTGCCAAATGTTAAAATGAGAAAACCTTTTTCTGAGGTTGTTGCTGGATCATCAGCTGCTGATTCGGGATTTCCTCCTCTCCAGCAGAGGAAACAACCTTCATCAGGTTCAGAAAGAAGTTTCAAACAAAACAGGGCAAGAGATAGGAATGCAGAACAGGTTCGTACAACTGTTGATCAAGGATCTCAGACATCTGAAGATGCTATATCTGGTCAAGAAGCCTTAAATGAAATATCTAGCAGTGGTGGCAAACATGGGGACCCTTATGTACAGATAGGAAGTAATGTAGTTCCTGTGAACGTTAATGGTGGTGAAATGGTTAAACTGAACCCTACTTTGAAACATGCAATTGTTTATGTTGGTTTTGAGCATGAGTGCCCCCATGGCCACCGTTTCTTATTAAGTTTGGATCTGCTTGATGAACTAGGATCTCCGTATTCTTTTCCCAAAGAATCCCAAGTCCCTTCTGTGGGAACTTCTGACCATAATCTGGCAAGTCCTTCAAAATTGGGTGGGAATGGTGGACATGGCAGAATTCATCGAAGCTCAAAGGGAACAAATGTCGCTGCTGCAAATAAGTTCCGGAATGTGGATAAGTTAAATGAAATTGGGGCAAATGGTGGTTTGCATATTGATGGGTTGATTCATTTATCCAGGGCAGGGAAGGAACAGAATCAAACATCTACCTGTGAAACAACATATCAAGATTTTGTGAAAAATCTTGAAGTGGACTTTCATTCTATTAGCCTTGATGATGGCGGAAGTGCTTTCTCCATGTTGAATAGAAATTTGCCTATATACATGAACTGTCCATACTGCAGGcattccaagaagaagaaggattcACAAAAGATTAAGTTTGCTGGCGCAATATCGCAGTTACAGAGGATTTTTTTG GTCACACCTCCATTTCCAGTTGTATTGGCAACATGCCCAGTTGTACAATTTGAG GTGTCATGTTTGCCACCATCAGTTGCAAACCGTGAACAGAAGTTGCAGTTCAGCCTTGGATGTCGAGTGGTCCTACCACCAGAAAGTTTCCTAACACTAAGACTCCCGTTTGTGTATGGTGTGCAACTAGAGGATAGAAGTCCACTTCCTATTAATGCTTTTGAACATCAACCTGAAATGACTGCTTGGATTTTGAAGGGCACAACATTGCAGGTGATTTCCAAGCAAATCAGTCTCAATAAGGAAACCCAGACATAG
- the LOC110673305 gene encoding uncharacterized protein LOC110673305 isoform X1 has translation MDSTNSNPPSMRVLTRPPPPAPMPASSPDAQPSSQSQPRSPEGVVVVGFVSRSPDHSSQLINRVLDSNTFGSGNLDKLLFNDKEEVRDWFNGRRISYYHEEEKGILFLQFCSTRCPAVHGSSGLASGLDSCLEEREFEDLQGLLFMFSVCHVIIYIQEGSCFDPRILKKFRVLQAAKHALAPYVRSRATPPLPSRSHSSSSSSRPTPSTGSSPGRSGVTNRNASAISLMSGLGFYTSLFPGHCTPVILFVFVDDFFEMPNPNSNTEESKDLSSLNQSSGLSSVSRPNLPTKGSGSVVVLARPVSKSEGGFRKKLQSSLEAQIRFLIKKCRTLSGAESGHSGSRSGSVTSSAPLFSLDSSRAVVLLDRLINQRGESLEFVTDLVEDVLNGKATSDSLLLESHGQSANKEDILSIKEFIYRQSDILRGRGGLVTSTSSGPAAGVGMVAVAAAAAAASAASGKTHTTPELPSLEIWLSSSQLILHGILSAKRCVDETEAVKRKSRQRNSGLTQVEGFAPKGMDPLDVAVSLLESGRGLNAKFSTLWCERTLPTAKDVYLKDLPACYPTSEHEAHLGKALSAFYSMVRGPAVPLFAKRLEDECTSIWKSGRQLCDAVSLTGKPCMHQRHDIGNGELESPLGAPVKAHSSGYFFLHACACGRSRHLRSDPFEFESANVTSNCFQDCDKLLPAVQLPKQGNVGPVQSSSWSLIRVGGARYYEPYRGLLQSGFSASRKFLSKWTIILEKPENPNGLPAKTVRQVSMTRQGTDPQVEVNAEIDRQKTGAARLYSGIQVGVENQRKLSENSKIDDKKISFGRGLPNVKMRKPFSEVVAGSSAADSGFPPLQQRKQPSSGSERSFKQNRARDRNAEQVRTTVDQGSQTSEDAISGQEALNEISSSGGKHGDPYVQIGSNVVPVNVNGGEMVKLNPTLKHAIVYVGFEHECPHGHRFLLSLDLLDELGSPYSFPKESQVPSVGTSDHNLASPSKLGGNGGHGRIHRSSKGTNVAAANKFRNVDKLNEIGANGGLHIDGLIHLSRAGKEQNQTSTCETTYQDFVKNLEVDFHSISLDDGGSAFSMLNRNLPIYMNCPYCRHSKKKKDSQKIKFAGAISQLQRIFLVTPPFPVVLATCPVVQFEVSCLPPSVANREQKLQFSLGCRVVLPPESFLTLRLPFVYGVQLEDRSPLPINAFEHQPEMTAWILKGTTLQVISKQISLNKETQT, from the exons ATGGACTCCACGAATTCCAATCCTCCTTCCATGCGGGTCCTGACCCGTCCACCTCCCCCTGCACCCATGCCCGCTTCCTCTCCAGATGCTCAACCATCTTCCCAATCTCAACCTCGCTCTCCAGAAGGCGTTGTTGTTGTTGGGTTTGTTTCACGTAGCCCTGACCACTCTTCCCAGCTTATTAACCGTGTCCTGGACTCCAATACATTCGGGTCAGGCAATCTCGATAAACTGCTGTTCAATGACAAAGAGGAAGTGAGGGATTGGTTTAACGGGCGGAGAATTAGTTATTACCATGAGGAGGAGAAAGGGAttttgttcttgcagttttgTTCGACCCGGTGCCCCGCTGTTCATGGGTCTTCAGGTCTGGCTTCTGGGTTAGACTCATGTTTGGAAGAGCGGGAGTTTGAAGATCTTCAGGGATTGCTTTTCATGTTTTCT GTGTgccatgtaattatatatattcaagaggGTTCATGTTTTGACCCTCGAATTTTGAAAAAGTTTAGGGTGTTGCAAGCAGCCAAGCATGCATTGGCTCCATATGTAAGATCCAGAGCTACCCCGCCATTGCCGTCTAGGTCTCATTCTTCATCATCTTCCTCTAGGCCAACCCCTTCAACTGGTTCCTCTCCAGGGAGAAGTGGTGTCACAAATCGCAATGCTTCAGCTATTTCTCTCATGTCAGGTTTAGGTTTCTACACATCGTTGTTTCCTGGACATTGTACTCCAGTCATACTATTTGTCTTTGTTGATGATTTCTTTGAGATGCCAAATCCTAATTCTAACACAGAGGAGTCAAAAGATTTGTCCTCACTTAATCAATCTTCTGGTTTGAGTAGTGTGTCTAGGCCAAACTTACCTACTAAGGGTTCTGGTTCAGTTGTTGTGCTGGCACGCCCTGTTAGTAAATCTGAAGGTGGTTTCAGGAAGAAACTGCAGTCATCTCTGGAAGCACAGATTCGTTTTCTGATTAAGAAATGCCGAACACTCTCAGGTGCTGAAAGTGGTCATTCTGGTTCCAGAAGTGGAAGTGTGACAAGTTCTGCACCTTTGTTTTCTCTTGATTCTTCACGGGCTGTTGTGCTGCTTGACCGGTTAATAAATCAGAGAGGTGAATCTCTGGAGTTTGTTACTGACCTCGTGGAAGATGTTTTGAATGGAAAAGCTACATCAGATTCTCTTTTACTTGAAAGCCATGGTCAGAGTGCAAACAAGGAGGATATTTTATCCATAAAAGAGTTCATTTACAGACAATCTGATATTCTGAGAGGTAGAGGGGGATTGGTCACTAGCACCAGCAGCGGTCCAGCTGCTGGTGTTGGTATGGTTGCTGTTGCTGCAGCTGCTGCTGCAGCCTCAGCTGCATCTGGAAAGACACACACTACTCCTGAACTTCCAAGTTTGGAAATATGGTTATCATCAAGCCAACTCATTCTACATGGAATTCTCTCTGCAAAACGGTGTGTAGATGAAACAGAAGCTGTTAAAAGAAAATCTCGCCAGCGAAACTCTGGTTTAACCCAAGTTGAAGGGTTTGCTCCTAAAGGTATGGATCCTTTAGATGTTGCAGTTTCTTTGTTGGAAAGTGGCAGAGGACTGAATGCAAAATTTTCAACTTTGTGGTGTGAAAGGACCCTTCCAACTGCCAAAGATGTTTATCTGAAGGACTTGCCAGCTTGTTATCCCACTTCAGAGCATGAGGCCCATTTAGGAAAGGCTTTAAGTGCTTTCTACTCGATGGTCAGGGGACCTGCAgtgcctctttttgcaaaaaggCTGGAGGATGAATGCACCTCCATCTGGAAATCTGGTAGGCAACTATGtgatgctgttagtttgacaggAAAACCATGTATGCACCAGAGACATGATATTGGAAATGGAGAGCTAGAGTCACCTTTAGGAGCTCCAGTGAAGGCACATTCAAGTGGATATTTTTTCCTTCATGCTTGTGCCTGTGGCCGTTCACGGCATCTGCGATCAGATCCTTTTGAGTTTGAATCAGCAAATGTTACTTCCAATTGCTTTCAAGACTGTGACAAACTGCTTCCTGCAGTCCAATTACCCAAGCAGGGCAATGTGGGACCTGTTCAGTCATCCTCATGGAGTTTGATTCGTGTTGGGGGGGCAAGGTATTATGAACCTTATAGGGGCTTACTTCAGAGTGGGTTCTCTGCCTCACGGAAGTTTCTCTCGAAGTGGACAATAATTTTGGAAAAACCAGAGAACCCAAATGGTTTACCAGCCAAAACTGTGCGACAAGTTTCTATGACTAGGCAAGGTACAGACCCACAGGTTGAAGTTAATGCTGAGATAGACAGACAGAAAACTGGTGCTGCACGGTTGTATTCAGGCATACAGGTTGGGGTTGAAAATCAGCGAAAACTTTCAGAAAACAGCAAGATTGATGACAAAAAAATTAGTTTTGGCAGAGGTTTGCCAAATGTTAAAATGAGAAAACCTTTTTCTGAGGTTGTTGCTGGATCATCAGCTGCTGATTCGGGATTTCCTCCTCTCCAGCAGAGGAAACAACCTTCATCAGGTTCAGAAAGAAGTTTCAAACAAAACAGGGCAAGAGATAGGAATGCAGAACAGGTTCGTACAACTGTTGATCAAGGATCTCAGACATCTGAAGATGCTATATCTGGTCAAGAAGCCTTAAATGAAATATCTAGCAGTGGTGGCAAACATGGGGACCCTTATGTACAGATAGGAAGTAATGTAGTTCCTGTGAACGTTAATGGTGGTGAAATGGTTAAACTGAACCCTACTTTGAAACATGCAATTGTTTATGTTGGTTTTGAGCATGAGTGCCCCCATGGCCACCGTTTCTTATTAAGTTTGGATCTGCTTGATGAACTAGGATCTCCGTATTCTTTTCCCAAAGAATCCCAAGTCCCTTCTGTGGGAACTTCTGACCATAATCTGGCAAGTCCTTCAAAATTGGGTGGGAATGGTGGACATGGCAGAATTCATCGAAGCTCAAAGGGAACAAATGTCGCTGCTGCAAATAAGTTCCGGAATGTGGATAAGTTAAATGAAATTGGGGCAAATGGTGGTTTGCATATTGATGGGTTGATTCATTTATCCAGGGCAGGGAAGGAACAGAATCAAACATCTACCTGTGAAACAACATATCAAGATTTTGTGAAAAATCTTGAAGTGGACTTTCATTCTATTAGCCTTGATGATGGCGGAAGTGCTTTCTCCATGTTGAATAGAAATTTGCCTATATACATGAACTGTCCATACTGCAGGcattccaagaagaagaaggattcACAAAAGATTAAGTTTGCTGGCGCAATATCGCAGTTACAGAGGATTTTTTTG GTCACACCTCCATTTCCAGTTGTATTGGCAACATGCCCAGTTGTACAATTTGAG GTGTCATGTTTGCCACCATCAGTTGCAAACCGTGAACAGAAGTTGCAGTTCAGCCTTGGATGTCGAGTGGTCCTACCACCAGAAAGTTTCCTAACACTAAGACTCCCGTTTGTGTATGGTGTGCAACTAGAGGATAGAAGTCCACTTCCTATTAATGCTTTTGAACATCAACCTGAAATGACTGCTTGGATTTTGAAGGGCACAACATTGCAGGTGATTTCCAAGCAAATCAGTCTCAATAAGGAAACCCAGACATAG
- the LOC110673338 gene encoding cation/H(+) antiporter 11-like, producing MDFGSSAIDPFDALRQNAPVNLTKTCFRMLPQMINSRGFSEDIESPANFLKYSLPLLELQVAIICIVYQALYLILKRFGTTMFVTQLLTGIILGPTFLGRYDFVRQVIFPHDSQEIICTLALLGLQIFLFLGAVKLDTGMILRTGRVVMVSGVGVVMAPLILGLGMLALNINDLAKNGILGEAVLVVIMQCFTTLSIIAHVLNELKLVNSGIGRLALSSALIGDLLGLCILSIASAVVENALTNFLAAFVGIIFYVLVAVFIFRPAILWVIRNTPEGSPVNSFYIYTILILVIASEIYLKSFHQVVCIGPIVLGLCIPSGPPLGSALVEKLETVIVGLFVPLNVVTSVFRANLRLIFVSNKIKFYLLLVILSVGAKFIACFIPALYWKMPLADSLVFSVIMTSRGIIELTAYLLTRDILLISEDVFAFLVLCMISNSVLVEIIVKYLYDPSKKYAGYQTRDIMSLKPKSELRILACIRTPENVTSTIGLLDSFHPHKERPIGVYVLHLINLVGRANPVFISHEKRKPISKSRSHNVILSFTQYQQKHWNTVSVSTFSAISPSKLMDEDICLLALDKLASIILLPLHRKWNIHGSIETEDHSLRTVNCRVLERAPCSVGLFFDRGKLGRQSSTASPLFICMIFLGGADDREALSLAKRAVKDSNANLTVIHLIPGNDKKMESEDKKIDSDDNIIEVDDKLVDAWALEDIKQSVTSNEFASNVIYREQVVKDGPQVLSIIRSIVDEYDLFLVGRRYGIESPQTQGLSEWIELPELGVLGDLLASKDIDTRAAVLVVQQQKQMK from the exons ATGGATTTTGGAAGTTCTGCTATTGATCCATTTGACGCCCTTAGGCAAAATGCCCCAGTAAATTTGACAAAGACTTGCTTCAGAATGTTACCTCAAATGATTAATTCTCGTGGATTTTCAGAAGATATAGAATCTCCAGCTAATTTTCTCAAGTATTCATTGCCTCTTCTGGAGCTTCAGGTGGCTATCATTTGCATTGTTTACCAAGCTTTGTATTTGATCCTCAAGCGTTTCGGAACCACCATGTTTGTCACACAACTTCTT ACTGGCATAATTCTTGGTCCTACATTTCTTGGAAGATATGATTTTGTGAGACAAGTTATATTCCCTCATGACAGCCAAGAAATCATCTGTACACTAGCTTTATTAGGTTTACAAATCTTCTTGTTCTTGGGTGCAGTGAAGCTGGATACAGGAATGATACTTAGAACAGGGAGAGTGGTGATGGTGAGTGGTGTGGGAGTTGTGATGGCACCTTTAATATTGGGTTTGGGTATGTTAGCGCTTAACATAAATGATTTAGCAAAGAATGGCATATTAGGTGAAGCTGTACTTGTGGTGATCATGCAATGTTTTACTACACTTTCGATCATAGCCCATGTCCTAAATGAGCTCAAGCTTGTAAATTCAGGAATTGGGAGGCTTGCATTATCTTCAGCTTTGATTGGCGACTTATTAGGGTTATGTATTTTGTCTATTGCAAGCGCTGTTGTGGAGAATGCACTCACAAATTTCCTTGCGGCTTTTGTTGGAATCATCTTCTATGTTCTAGTTGCAGTATTCATCTTCCGGCCAGCGATTTTATGGGTGATCAGAAACACTCCTGAAGGATCACCTGTAAATTCCTTCTACATATATACCATCTTGATATTGGTCATAGCATctgaaatatatttaaaaagtttCCACCAGGTTGTATGCATAGGTCCTATTGTGCTTGGGTTATGCATACCTTCTGGACCACCATTGGGATCAGCTTTGGTAGAAAAGTTAGAAACTGTTATTGTAGGACTCTTTGTGCCTTTAAATGTTGTTACATCAGTATTCAGAGCAAACCTGAGGCTCATATTTGTCTCCAACAAAATCAAATTCTATTTGCTTTTGGTAATTTTAAGTGTTGGAGCCAAATTCATAGCATGTTTTATACCTGCATTGTATTGGAAGATGCCACTAGCTGATTCGCTGGTATTCTCCGTTATTATGACAAGCAGAGGTATCATAGAGCTCACTGCGTACCTACTGACAAGAGACATTCTG CTGATAAGTGAAGATGTTTTCGCCTTCTTGgttttatgcatgataagtaactCGGTCCTTGTCGAAATCATTGTGAAATACCTCTACGATCCTTCAAAGAAATATGCAGGCTATCAGACAAGGGATATTATGAGTTTAAAGCCTAAATCTGAGCTTCGAATTCTTGCTTGCATTCGCACACCAGAGAATGTAACATCCACCATTGGTCTACTTGATTCTTTTCACCCTCACAAAGAGAGACCCATTGGCGTTTATGTCCTTCATCTCATCAATCTAGTTGGTAGAGCCAACCCAGTGTTCATATCTCACGAAAAGAGGAAACCAATATCAAAGTCCCGGTCCCACAATGTGATCCTTTCTTTCACTCAATATCAGCAAAAACATTGGAACACTGTGTCTGTCTCTACCTTTTCAGCAATATCTCCATCCAAATTAATGGATGAAGACATATGCTTACTTGCACTCGACAAACTCGCATCCATTATATTACTTCCACTCCATCGAAAATGGAATATCCATGGAAGTATTGAAACTGAAGACCATAGTTTAAGAACTGTAAATTGCAGGGTCCTGGAAAGGGCACCTTGTTCTGTGGGGCTCTTTTTCGACCGTGGCAAACTTGGACGCCAATCCTCAACAGCATCACCTCTTTTTATCTGTATGATCTTCTTAGGAGGTGCCGATGATCGTGAGGCCTTGTCTTTAGCCAAACGAGCAGTCAAGGACTCGAACGCAAACCTCACTGTCATCCATTTGATTCCAGGGAATGACAAAAAGATGGAGTCTGAGGACAAAAAGATTGACTCAGATGACAATATAATCGAGGTTGACGACAAATTGGTCGACGCTTGGGCATTGGAAGACATCAAACAAAGTGTTACTAGCAATGAATTTGCATCAAATGTAATATACAGAGAGCAAGTGGTGAAAGATGGACCCCAAGTCTTATCGATCATCCGTTCCATAGTAGATGAATATGATCTTTTTCTGGTTGGGAGACGCTATGGCATAGAGTCCCCTCAAACACAAGGTCTATCAGAGTGGATAGAGCTTCCAGAGTTGGGTGTTCTTGGAGACCTGCTTGCCTCGAAGGATATTGACACCAGAGCTGCTGTATTAGTAGTGCAACAACAAAAACAGATGAAATGA